In Desulfurococcaceae archaeon MEX13E-LK6-19, the genomic window TAGGGATTATTACCTACTTTATTAAGAGCAAGTGTAATCAATAGCACCGTTGCATAGGCTAGACTACCACATTTTTCATCAACCCCCTTGTTTCTAATTAGTGTATTAATTACATACAAGTATACTACAACAAATACCGGCACCCAAATCCATTTGAGGAAATCCGGTAAGACACGATAATCATAATGAGCTAAATAGAGAGGTAACGCATATAGACTTAATTCCTGTGGAATCCTATTGCTATGGAACGTAATAACGTGAGCTATGAAGTTTTCTGGAGAAAAATAAAGGAAAGGCATAACTATCGGTATGCCTATGGCGATGCATCCTAGTAAGAATTCAGCAACTCCACGTATTTTCTTTATTTTATACGAATCATACATATATAATGGTGCTAAAACGGCGGGCAAAGGCTTAATGAGTATAGCAAACGTGAAAACCATACCTGATAAGAATAACGATTTCTTTTTGTAAAGCAATATAAATGAAGCCATCAACCCAAGGGCAACTACTAGGTCAAACTGATAACTTAACACTGTACCATAAGCAGCTATTGTTACAAGAAACCATTTACTAGTATTCCATCCATAGTACCTGTACAAATAGTAAGCTATCATAATAAACGATATTATAAGAGGAATCTTGACTATAAGTCTTAGAAGCACAAGCGAGGCATCAGAAAACATAAGCCCTAGTTCATAAAAGAAAATAAACAACAACACAGCCATGGGAGGGTAAGCAACTTTATATTCAGGGCATGGACTACTATACGCATAAATATATAGAAGACCCTTCTTTCTAAATACTTCATCCCACTTAATGAAGTAACCAACATCATATATTAGCCAGGATGTTGAGGCTATGATTAATAGTATTATAAGTGAACCAGTGAGCGTAATTATGAATTTAGTTCTATCATCAAGCCTAAACCACATGTTCTTTACCGATACTATGGACTTCGTTAACATGGTCATAAGATATTCTACACCGTGGAAGTATACACATGCTACGAGAATAATAAAGATTATAGTGTAACTATGTAGAGCTATTCAAGAGCATACACTAAAGATAAAGAAGGAGTGGGCCCGGGGGGATTTGAACCCCCGACCACCGGGTTATGAGCCCGGCGCTCTACCTGGCTGAGCTACGGGCCCCCAGGCCCTATTCATGTAAGTTTTTGGTAGGGGTATTTAATTTTAAGGGCTATTATACTCTATTACCTCATGTACCCAGCTGCCATGAGCGTAGATATTGTTTCTGTTCTTCGGTAAGTTCATCTATTTTAATACCCATTGTCTCGAGTTTATGCCTTGCTATAGTCTGGTCTATTTCTAGTGGTGGGTTCATTACTTTGGGTGGAAGCTTCCCTCTATTATCATACAGGTACTTAACCGCCATGAACTGGTTAGCGAAACTCATATCCATTACTTCACTGGGATGACCCTCAGCCGCAACAAGATTAACTAGTCTTCCTTCTGCTAGAAGGTATATCTTCCTTCCATCACGTAGAGTGTACTCGTCAACATTTTCTCTTATCCTCCTCTTGGATACCGATAACGCCTCGAGATCAGGGATCCATATCTCGACATTGAAGTGTCCTGCATTGGCTAGGATGGCTCCATCCTTCATTACTTCTATGTGTTCCTTCCGGATGACCGCTTTGTTGCCTGTTGCAGTAATAAATATGTCGCCAACTTTGGCCGCCTCCTTCATCGGCATAACCTCGAAGCCATCGAACACTGCTTCAAGAGCCCTTATCGGATCAACTTCCGTCACTATAACCCTCCTGGCGCCAAGACCTTTAGCACGCATCGCAATACCTTTTCCTACCCATCCATACCCAGCAACAACCACGACCTTGCCAGCTACAAGGATGTTTGTAGCCCTCAAAATACCATCAAACGTGCTCTGCCCAGTACCATACCTGTTGTCAAACAGGTACTTTGTATACGCGTTATTAACAGCAATGACGGGATACTTTAGAAGACCATCTCTCTCAAGAGCTTTAAGCCTAATAACACCGGTTGTTGTCTCCTCGGTGCCGCCGATTATACGTGAAGCTATATCAACATAGTCTTTATGGAGTATTGCATGAAGATCTGCTCCATCGTCTAAAACAATGTCAGGCTTAGCTTCAACGACTTGTTTAATACACCAGTAGTAGTCTTCACTACTTTGTCCACGCCACGCATAAACGTTTATACCATACTCTACTAGAGCTGCAGCAACATCATCTTGGGTAGACAAGGGATTGCTTCCAGCTAGATAAACCTCTGCACCAGCATCACGGAGAGCTTTCACGAGAACAGCTGTTTCCTTAGTTACGTGGAGAACTGCTCCTATCCTCAGTCCCTCAAAGGGTTTGCTACTACTATACTTCCTCCTGTAGAGCATGAGGACGGGCATATGCTTTTCTGCCCACTCGATCTTTAGGGCGCCCTGTTTTGCTAAACTCATGTCCTTAACTTTGTATCCCATAGTGTTCACCTAGAGGAAACAATAAGGATACAGTATAGTTAAAACTTACTGAAATATCTAGTTGATTACAATTATGTATCTACGCTCCAAAACAATATTACCTCCCTATCTGTTTAAGAAGCAAGAGAACAGACGTTATCCCTGGTGCATTTAGTAATGGAGAGGAAGCCTACACGTAAAGAAGTAATAGCGGTGATTGCTTCAAGGAAGCCATGGCTCATACCGCTCATATATACAATATATAGTCTAGGTGGCTCAGCAAAACTTGAAGAAATAAAGGAGATACTTAGTCTTCGCTCAATCGTGTTGAAACGAGGACTATGGTGGCTTCAGAAATTTGGTATAGCAACAAGGAAAAACGACAAGGTAGTCATGGACCCCGAGTACAAGAAAGTCCTCGACGAACTATTCATGGATATCTGTAAAACAAGAAATTACTATATCTTGAAATTTGGTGCAACTTACCTAGTCGTCTCAGTCAAGAGGACAAGAATTTCATCATATACTGTCCCAGCACAATTGGTTGAAGAACTAGCCAAAATGGTTAATAATGTCTCGGCAGAATTCACACCAAAAGATCTCGCCGAAGCCATGGGGATTCCTCCTAAACTAGCTTATCGAGTTGTTAAAACAAGGAAACTCCTCATCGAGTGCTCTAAGAAGTAATCAGCATCGCAGGGCATCAACATCCGTAATTTCTGTGTCGGAGGTTTTCATCATCGAGAAGTACTAACATAATAAGAAACTAATATAAGTATCTCGAGAACTCATATAGTAAAACAATCAATCCATATGCCAAGAGAAGAATCATGGTGGGCCCGCGGGGATTTGAACCCCGGACCTCCGCCGTGTGAGGGCGGCGTCCTAACCAGGCTAGACGACGGGCCCCCTGGTTCTCGTTTCCCTTTATTGTTACCGCTAGGGTTATTAGTTCTTTTGCGGTGATCATATGGAGCAGCTTATCGAGCAGCTCATCAGTAATGCGTCGTCTACGATTCTTAATCATATTCCCATATGGTCCACTAAGCCCTAGCTCTCTGTAGCTCACATTCTTTACCTTCGTAACATACATGAAGAGTACCCAGCGGAAATCCTGGCTCACTCTGCACCACTAGTTTATGATATACCAGTTGATCCCTTGAAACTATAGAGGTAGAAATACACTTCCAAATCAAGCAATATGCTCAAGAGAAGAAAGTTGTCTTATACATCAATAGTTTAATGGAGTGATCGACACTATAATGTCCTCAAGTAAACATGTTAATAGCGATCCAACTAGGTACATTAAGAATAGTAG contains:
- a CDS encoding DUF2029 domain-containing protein, whose product is MTMLTKSIVSVKNMWFRLDDRTKFIITLTGSLIILLIIASTSWLIYDVGYFIKWDEVFRKKGLLYIYAYSSPCPEYKVAYPPMAVLLFIFFYELGLMFSDASLVLLRLIVKIPLIISFIMIAYYLYRYYGWNTSKWFLVTIAAYGTVLSYQFDLVVALGLMASFILLYKKKSLFLSGMVFTFAILIKPLPAVLAPLYMYDSYKIKKIRGVAEFLLGCIAIGIPIVMPFLYFSPENFIAHVITFHSNRIPQELSLYALPLYLAHYDYRVLPDFLKWIWVPVFVVVYLYVINTLIRNKGVDEKCGSLAYATVLLITLALNKVGNNPYFVWVLPFLAINIGNIVTKLRAKIVYLMIPMVSMAFYGFLTFVTAGVVRGYIFLAEDLAWYDAYELLVNSFKDAPFLDIRRLLDYLYANYYIVFYVLYKYMWLSMIILSLLYVSMLLYLSYEFMREYKEMCCTGKSLFRELIDLARLLKNSVLKAITTLRLALKNFFERFP
- a CDS encoding adenosylhomocysteinase, translating into MGYKVKDMSLAKQGALKIEWAEKHMPVLMLYRRKYSSSKPFEGLRIGAVLHVTKETAVLVKALRDAGAEVYLAGSNPLSTQDDVAAALVEYGINVYAWRGQSSEDYYWCIKQVVEAKPDIVLDDGADLHAILHKDYVDIASRIIGGTEETTTGVIRLKALERDGLLKYPVIAVNNAYTKYLFDNRYGTGQSTFDGILRATNILVAGKVVVVAGYGWVGKGIAMRAKGLGARRVIVTEVDPIRALEAVFDGFEVMPMKEAAKVGDIFITATGNKAVIRKEHIEVMKDGAILANAGHFNVEIWIPDLEALSVSKRRIRENVDEYTLRDGRKIYLLAEGRLVNLVAAEGHPSEVMDMSFANQFMAVKYLYDNRGKLPPKVMNPPLEIDQTIARHKLETMGIKIDELTEEQKQYLRSWQLGT